ttaaagatCATTTAAAGTAATAAGAATTAATCAAATTTCTAATTAAAAGATATTAATAAGAatgaattaaaattaataaagaaTGAATTAAATGGGAAAAAAATGATATTTAATGATTTTAATTTCTAATCATTAATCAACATCATATATATTAATATCCATGTTCATAACTCCATATAATTTAAGATTGTAATTAAATGGATATTAAAGATCATTTAAAGTAACGTACTCATTTGTTTATGACGTGTTGTGTAATTTATGCATAAATGTAACATGATATAGCCAATCACAAGTATatcatatatacacatatttgtcactatagtttaaaacataaacaaatgcCACTATCAACTTTCTCGATCATATAATAACATATGAATCTTTATTACTCGTAAATGAGCTTTCTGATATAGAgatgttctttttgttctcgcaaaaATTgatgttctgtaatgatcctcatcctatatatatagaaatatcgCATGTTACAGACAAACAAATAGCATGTTGTAATATATGAGGAAATCTCATGTTAAAGAAAAACTTGCATGTTAAAAAACAATCGTGTACGCAATATACGTAAACCCATATTGTAtaataaccggcctctatatatatatcaaaaaGCGATAAAGTGTCTCAAGAAGTTTTACAAATTTTGGTAGTCATTTTTTTCCTCATCCATTATCCATCGATTCCACCAATATGATAAAACGAAGAGTTTCAATTTCTCAAAATAAAACCTACTACACAAGCAGACGCATACAGTAAAGGTACTTATGTTCGTACAACAAAACatataaaagaaacctgttttgttTTCTTCAAACGTCCTTAATCACCTAAAACTACACCCACAATTAGGTGACGTAATAAAATAACTAAtcacccacaaaaaaaaaaaaaaaatcctaagcCAACGAATCTTTCTTACATTTGACTTGTAATAGTCGGTTTCGTGTGACAACTAAACAATCACCTGTTCAACGACGTCGTTCCGGTGTCCAATGAGGCAACCTTTGACTAAAATGCGATGACACCACTCTGGAGTCAAGCAGCTCTGTGATTGGTGTAAAGTTTACACACCTTGGAACTTTGTATTGATTTATTGAAGCACCTCTTGATATGGCATAATCCATAAGTTCTTCAAATGTACCATTTTTCACTACCCGGATCTCCAACGGCCCGATCGAATTGCACTCCACCCGACCCTGTCGGTAAACCGAGTTCAACGACTCCTCCATTGCTAAACAACATTTTTCGAGCACGTCTTGGGTTGGAAACTTTGATGAGTCTTTACTTAACAACTCCCAGTATATGACATAATGGCCAGGGATGGTTTTGGTATCCGCGTAGCTGGTGTACTCTACCACAGTGGTGTTGAATTCGTTCAACACCACTGAGGCATTGTCCACTGCGGACTGCAACTCCGCCTCGTCAGTTTTGTCAGAGTCGATACTGAGGAGGACGTTTTTTCTTCTGATAAAACTAAACTGTGGGGCGGAGTTGTGGAACCCCGTGACTCTGAGTATGTCGCCTACGCGGTACCTGCATAGTCCTGCGTAGGTGGTGATTACTAACTCGTATTCTTTTCCGACTTCCACGTTCACTAGGTCGACTAGTTTGTCGCTAGTCACGGTTGGGGAGTTCGGGTCGTGTGGGAGAAACTCAAAGTACGCCATGTTTGGCATGATGGTGTATGAAACTTCTGACGGTTTGCACATCGGGTTCAGATTGAGCCCGAAGTAACACTCGGATGAAGCATACATTGTACAAACTTTCGGTAACCCGCCGCTATAGTAATCCAAAGTTGGAATGTACTGCGCCATTGCACCGGTGACAATCACCTCTAAATACTTGGTGTTTGGCCAAATTCGTGTAATAATTCTTTCCCAATTTTCCTTCGAGCATTCGGATTCAATAAAATTTGCAAGCTCCGGGTCTGATCGTAGCACACGTGCCATGCATCCTCTGATATCCGAATCGGATATCTTCAAGTTAAGTGTTCCGGTTCGGATATCATGTGCCAGTTCCTGCCAATTAAGCTGGAGGAACCGGATGGCACGGAGCAGACCCGAAGCAAAGATGGCACCAAGCCTAAGGACTTGTTTACGCTCGTAGAGACCGCATAACATCTGCGAATACATGCTTTGAAACGAATCTGGGCAAAGAATCGCCTCATTCGGGCTCGTGTACACGTTATACGGGTCAAAAGCCCGGGTCTTGAAATGGTTGCTTTTGTAGTAGCTGGTTAAAACGGGTCGGGCCATTAACCCACCCGGTGTCTTGGTTTCGGACTTGACAAACAAAAAGTATAGTCCTTTTCCCTTGTCTAATCCGGGCATGTACCTATCACAACCAATTACAATCTCGTTAGAAAAAAAAACGGTCAACGGTCAACGCGTCAATATttcttacaattttttttttttttgtgtttaatGAATGCAAACTTACAGGTTCATTACTGGCATTAGAAGACTGTAAAGTAGCTGGCGTCGATCCAACTCTTCCTGAATCGTG
This is a stretch of genomic DNA from Helianthus annuus cultivar XRQ/B chromosome 16, HanXRQr2.0-SUNRISE, whole genome shotgun sequence. It encodes these proteins:
- the LOC110898943 gene encoding probable indole-3-acetic acid-amido synthetase GH3.1, whose translation is MAVDALCSPLGPPACEKDAKALQFIEEMTRSADAVQESVLAEILSRNAQTEYLRMYNLDGATDRESFKSKIPMVTYEDLQPIIQRIANGDRSPILSSHPISEFLTSSGTSAGERKLMPTIQEELDRRQLLYSLLMPVMNLYMPGLDKGKGLYFLFVKSETKTPGGLMARPVLTSYYKSNHFKTRAFDPYNVYTSPNEAILCPDSFQSMYSQMLCGLYERKQVLRLGAIFASGLLRAIRFLQLNWQELAHDIRTGTLNLKISDSDIRGCMARVLRSDPELANFIESECSKENWERIITRIWPNTKYLEVIVTGAMAQYIPTLDYYSGGLPKVCTMYASSECYFGLNLNPMCKPSEVSYTIMPNMAYFEFLPHDPNSPTVTSDKLVDLVNVEVGKEYELVITTYAGLCRYRVGDILRVTGFHNSAPQFSFIRRKNVLLSIDSDKTDEAELQSAVDNASVVLNEFNTTVVEYTSYADTKTIPGHYVIYWELLSKDSSKFPTQDVLEKCCLAMEESLNSVYRQGRVECNSIGPLEIRVVKNGTFEELMDYAISRGASINQYKVPRCVNFTPITELLDSRVVSSHFSQRLPHWTPERRR